aagtggCTTGATAGATTTGCACTCCAACATAATAGATAAGGTATAAGAATTTGAACCTTTAATTTTAAGAGAAGTTGTACGTGTCAATTAAAAGTTTAGTTGAAACTTCAAATCAAAGGTcggaaggaaaaagaaaagatatagAACCATTTAGAATGAGATTGGAGAAGGGATGGTGATGCAGGCAAAGAAACATTAGAGCAGCAGGTAGAGAATTGAATCCTGTCGGCGAAATGGATCATGAAGCAACTAAAAAGAGAATATAAGTGCACCGTGCACGTGGCCCAACATGATTTCAGAAAGTGACTCAATTGACTGCCCTTTGCCTTTGCCTTTGCCTTTGCCTTTGCCTTaccctttctttttcatttctttttttttctttcctcttctATATATGCCTTTCTTTGGCTATTCCTTCTTTTGGTATCCCTTTCCCCTTctgatctctctctctctttccaaCCTTAAGAtactaaatttattatattattctCTCCTTCAATATACTCTTGTTTCTGTGTCGTGTTATATTGTCTTACCAAACAAGGAAAACAAATAGTTTCGTTAATTTTATTATGGGTGATGATAGGGAGAATAAACACAAACCTCCCCTAGTTTCAAGGTTCAAAAGGGTCTGTGTTTTTTGTGGAAGTAGCGCTGGCAAGAGAAATTGCTACCGGGAAGCCGCCGTCGAACTTGCCGGAGAATTGGTAGGTACTTCCCATACTCTTTTTGTTGAGTAAATTTTTATGTGTGGTTTTTCTAATTCTTTGTTTTAGGTTTCGAGAAGATTGGATCTTGTTTATGGAGGAGGAAGTATTGGCTTAATGGGACTTGTCTCTCGAGAAGTTCACAATGGAGGTGGACATGTGATTGGGTAAATTTTATgttcatttctctctctctcatccATATTCCCTACACCTAATCCACATGTACTCATTTTTATACCTTGgtgaaacttttttttctaaaaaatcatttttaccATGTTTGATAGTATGGGGTTTCATCTTAAAACCAATTGACAATGAAAGGACTAACTAATCTATCTTATAAAGAATGTGAGTCCCTTAGTTTTTCCAATGTGAGATTCTCAACCATACATATAGttgcattcaattttttttttaaaaaaaaattatctatctTCCACAACTTTTTCGGTtgaaatacaaaaacaaaaacaataatctctctactttctttcaatttttttgcatttttatcTTTTAGTTATTGAAAAGATAAATGTCTATAGGAAATATTTTATGGAAAGAAAGAGTATTTTATTTGTGAGGGTCGGagagtttttctttctttccctcAAAATTAGAAAAGTGCTTCTAAAATTAAGTCCCAAAATTTGGTTAGTAACCTTGcttaatatatgttaaattaatataatttaatttatgtttgatgggttattaatttatttgacaGAATTATCCCAAAAACATTGATGCGTAAAGAGGTATGAAATCTCTCAACTATTGTACACAtatgaaataaatttcaaataatattaGAAGGATAAAGTTTTGAAACAACAGAGTTAATACCTGTGTACGGTATCATTTGAGAGTTTCACATATTATCCgacaaaaagaaaatgttgtGAGACTAAgattaagaaaatataaaaacatagGATAAGATTTTGATATATGAAGTAATAgatgaataaataataataatattaatattaatattaataatgttgataatttaattaattaaaatggtGTTGGAGAATTAGATTACTGGGGAAACAGTTGGGGAGGTCCGACCAGTAGCCGACATGCATCAGAGGAAAGCGGAAATGGCCCGCCATTCTGACTGTTTCATTGCCCTCCCAGGTCTCtttatctctctctcttctaaacataaacatttttaacttataaatttataataataataataataatattattattattatgacgACCAAACAGGTGGATATGGAACATTGGAAGAGCTCCTCGAAGTCATAACCTGGGCCCAGCTCGGCATCCACGACAAGCCAGTAAGATTAAGAGGCAGTTATAAATGTAACAATCATATAGTATATAAaagaatttacaaatatatcaaaGTTTAGATCAGCTTTTagagtctatcagtaatagactgTATCGTTGATGTCTGATGAGAGTATATCACCGATAAATTTTGGTATATTCGCAATTTTTTAAGAATGTTGTTATACATTTAattgagttgttttcaaatatagaaaaataaactaaaatatttataaatataacaaaattcataTCGTAGTCTATTGTGGTATGTTacagatagactgtgatattttgctattatttgaaaatattttcagtagttttgtcatttaaaattattttctttgattATTAATCTTTAAAAAGTTACCCACATTTATTTCAAAAGGTTGGAAAAATTGCAGTTAATAATTTTATACCATTATATCTATGAACATGCATGAATGGACATAATTGATTATCAATTTTGAAGTTTGAGATTCGATATTTTATTGTCTCCGCCTAAGATATATGGCTAATGAAGTATAATGATGGTATAGGTGGGTTTGCTTAATGTTCATGGTTATTACAATTCGCTTCTCTCCTTCATTGACAAGGCTGTAGATGACGGCTTCATCATGCCATCTCAACGTAGTATCATTGTCTCTGCCCCCAACGCTAAGGAGCTTGTTCAGAAGCTCGAGGTAAACTACCAAGAAACTAAATAGTTACTAAATGAAGTCgtaatttaccatttttatattcaaatttctaattttttatttcataacaattttatttttagttttctgttttttaaaattcttaattattatttttttttctctggtTAAAGAGAAGATTCAAATTTCTAGTCAAAttcttaaggaaaaaaaaaactttaaaattccttattttagtttttaaaatttaactttattttttaaaatattaggaTATAGGTAACAAAATACATTCACTAATGAAAAGAACTAATatctataaatttattttgtaattatttctaaatatagaaaaatgaatcaaaaaatttataaatacaacAAAATGTGGTcgtctatttattattatttataaatattttcagcagttttatcatttaaaatatttttttcattaaataaaatataaaaaaaaagtatccaTTTGGACTCTAATTAACATTGATTATCAGtctttcatctttatattaacTTCCATAAATTgtttaatagaatttttttacaatatttatGGGATGGGAAATCAAcctttaattttgaagtttgataGAATGATTTTTGACAATTTAGTAGTGATTTAATAAGATAGAATTGGCAGGAATATGTGCCAGTTCACGACGGCGTGTTGGCAAAGGCCAATTGGGAAGCCGAACAGATGGAACTAAACGCCACTTTGCAGACAGAATTCTACCGATGAAACCTCAAAACATTGCCCAATGACCAAAAATCCAACAACTTTGCTATCTTTCTAtaatttttccccttttttttgtGGGTATTTGTTGAAACCCATATGCATTTGTACAGAgaattagaaaataataaatttaatttttagacTTGTTTGCTAATCATTTCGATTCTATCGGGTAATTAtttgggttttaagtttttgttttataaCATTAAGAAACATTattttcaccttcaaatttctttatctatttttaccaattgtttaaaaaactaaactaaattttttaaattaaaaagaaatttttaaaaatttatgtttgttctttaaatttgactaagaatgcaatcattatacttaaaaagatacaaatcataataagaaatgagaagaacatatgcttaattttcaaaaactaaaaataaaatggttaccaaatgggatcttcgtttttttttattttgatttttttaaattaagcatattttctcttcatttctttctgtgatttacatctttcttaaaaacaatggttgaattattagccaaattccaaaaacaaaaacatgtttttaaaagctactttttttagtatcaaaatttggctaaatattttaaatcattggtaaaaaaatagataacaaatgaagaaatttagaggtagaagtagtgtctgtagacttaattttcaaaaataaaaactaaacaatTAACAAATAGAGCCTAAGCTTTTAGATTATTGTgttgagaaaattaaaaggattattaaaaaaaaaaaaaactattattttcaaattgttCAATCATAATTTGTCAACAAATTTTtcttatgtattttttaaaatgttttaattctTAATGGAGTGAAGTGCATAAAGATAgataaatcttaaaattcaCTTCAGTATTAtcattatagagaaaattttTAGTACTACATTAGTATGGAAAATTTTCTATACTACCTCACTTCATTGCTTGCCATAATTGTAGCTTTTAAAGTTTAAGTGGAATTtagaggtgttcaaaaaacccgatgacccaaaaaaaaccgatcaacccaacccaacctgtATGGTTTaagttgggttatcaactcatttgggttgggttgggttcaaataaataaaaattttatggattgggttggttcataGGTTTACTTAATATAACctaaaccaacccgaatttattattaacttaaaaatatgtttttttattacttataaaaaaattatttatatatatatattgattttaattttatttaattctaatattttttgaagaatttatttttcaacaactcttaaaaatagttttttttacactttagaaagaaattttcactatataaattgaaattgaattgttaatcttaattcaatatatgaaaataactaaattagatttttgcatatttatgttttgtttctttttagaacaaaattttaaataaattacccgattaacccgaaccaacccaacccaaatatttcatggtatggttaggttaggttgggttgtgtttggttcatttttaaataagaattatttgggttgaaaaaatttacaatccgAACAATTGAATCGGATTTAAAAAGTTTTCAACCCAATTCATGAACACCGCTAGTGGAATCTAggaagtaaataaaaaataaattaatgatgtgtgaaataatcaataaaagtattaaatTTGATTGGAGGAAAGAGAAATATGGGCATTGTGGGATGGGGGCAGTGACGTAATGGTTGTACGGATTGGGAATTCAAAAGGCCCATATCCACTGTACAACCTAAGGTGATGTTAACATACACGTACTCAAAGATGTGGCCTTTACCTTATTATctacatttttagatttttagatAGGGGATGTGGGTTGTGGAAGTATATAATTTGGACTCTTATGTCACCCAtaacttcaaaatttaaatcccattaatttctttttactaatttatcattaaatagtttttctaatttaattttcaatatttatgcCATCTTTCTTCTTATATATGGCATCTATATcatgaaagaaaaaatgttgTTACTCCTTAGTTCTTTTATCTTGATGATGAAGTTTTTTATTGACTAAAATACACTtccatataaattttaaaaccttttcaGAATGGTCCCATATTTTGAAGTATTTGTGTTCAATACACCTTTTCATATAAATGTTTGTATGgcataaatattgaaaattattGGCCTTCCCAATAAATCACCCATTTTCATATAAATGTGTTTTCTAGAGTTCAACTTGAATTATGTTGATTTTGTGCGGATGtagttcgatctctaatacctTAGGAAACGAAGCGTGTTATGTTTGATTAGTATTCAATTTTAAGAGTTAGGAGGTCTTCTGATAATTGAGAGAATTATCTCTAGGTTCTTTTAGTGTAAAATTTCTGAACCTTTAAATGAAGAGAACTCTTTTATTTATAGGGTTCTCCAATGAATTTTATGGGTTTGGGCTTAGTTGATTCATAGACCTGGTCATTGGGTCTCATTAATTGGATCTTGGACTTGGTTGACCTTTGGGccaaattaagtctatttttagGTTCAATTGGACTTAGACCCAAATACTAATACCAAATTGgaccaaaatattttatttgatccaATGTCACAATGAAAACACATGCCATTATCAAGATTTGTTAACTTATGTTTTCAATTTGGGATACATGTCAACTTTAATTAATCCCAAATTGATAAGTTGTAATTTCGtcataaacttaaaaaatgtCATGACGATTTGTGATTGGTCAAAATTTCTAACACTTTTTACACACTAAAGTTTTGTTAAGCTCTTACTAAATACACGTTAAAATACAAGTTTGATTCAtatttcttgaaatttgttcaattttagttcatatattttcaattgtttagctttagtttttatactttcaataaatcttagaTATAATtccttaaaattaatattttgaccaaaattggttaaataaaatcACAATAAACTATCCTTCATGGAAtatatttaagatttattgaaagtacaaaaaaaaaattaaaaatatatggatTAAAATTGGACCAACTCGAAACAGAAATAGTATTTCAACCTAAAATAAAGTCACAATTCCAAGTtcctttaagaaaaataaagagagaTTTTGGGGAAAGAAGGAAAATGCCTTGGATTCTTCATTTTATGGACAAGAGAAGAGTCTCTCGAAATATCAAGAGAAAAGTACTTGGAGAAAACTCCAAATAAGGAAACAGAAAACGATGCGACATTTGAGTGTTGAGATGTTCTATTAGCTTTCCCagtaaattcattaatttaattaagaaaccATAAATTAAAAACTTTACAAATCCTTTCAAGTttaataatttaactaattGATAGATGCCAAAGTGAGCTTAATTTAATAGTATTGATATGCACTCTGATCCAAGAAGTCGTAAGGTTCAATTCTCTATGTCgtaattattgtactaaaaaaaattgatagccAATAATGTGTTTCtcgttcaaatttaatttaataaaaagagaCCAAAATTAACTATTCAAAGACAATTGAAATCGATCACAAAATTTTCAGCTAAGAAAAATAGCTTAAATTGACCATCAATTTTTCAAGGAATTAAAAGCCACAGGaaaaagtttcttaaaaaaagaaataggtGTTGGAAATTAAACTTGAACTTGAAATAATCAAGAATAACTATTCATACAAAGAAATAGATGTCGGAAATTAAACCTCGTTGTCAGAGTTTTAGAAATAAATGATCACCACAAAGATATATGTAGTGTTTGTTTAATTGTCCGTGAAAATTTGTGTATTTTTATACACAAATTTACGTTAGGTTTGCTACACATTCAAAAAATACTTgtgtacaaaaataaaatgacaataaaaaacaacaattaaatacaattaaactaataacttcaaatttatattaaaaaattacgTTTTAACCAATTGATAGTTGGTGGAGTGGTGATGGATCGAATGTTATTGAGGTCTTCTATTGATCAAATAGATTGATAATACCAACTTGGTAATACAAAAACTAAGTAGTATTAGTACAAGGCCGGGTCAAACCACAAGAAAGCCTAGGATAGTTCccatgaattttttaattaaagcaATAACGGGAGGATTATGTGGAAAGAGAATGGCAAACCGAAAAGGTGTCGAGACTTTCAATTCGACCAAATAATTGTTTCATTTCCTACTCTAATTCCGTAGTATTAAGGTAGTGATGGGTCGACCCTCAAACAACCGGTCAATTTTTCCATTAAATTACTTGTTGTAGGTAACTAGGGGTTTGATGAATTACTTTCGATTGTgataaatttgattaaagacGGTAACGATTGAACACAAATTTGATGCTGGGTAAATTAAAACTATCAATTAAACAAGGTTGTCTAGCTCGggataaatcaaatttattccTAATTTGCTACCCAGTCATTGATCAATCAGAAAAATGTCTTGCAATTTAATTGGTTTTAACTTAGCCAATCACTTCAGAAAAGTTAGAAAGAagtcaaattaatcaaattaattcttAAGCCTAGGGGGAAAGCCTCATTAACATGCAAACTAATTAGCATTAAGGTCGAGGGCAATTACTAAGACAAATGAAATAATTAGGAACAACCTAATTAAGTATTCGATACAAATTTCTCCTAAGTTAGATAGAATAATGCTATCCGATTGGAAAAGCCAAATCAATATGCAACTCTAACTTAACTCTCGTTACTTGGCGATCTAAGAACCTAACATTTACAGATTAGGTATAAACCTATAACtgtgaattaaacatgtttGACCAATTTATCAGATTATCTCAAACACAATCAATCAACTAAATAAGAGCAAggagaaaattcaataaacagtTAAAATTATATGACAACAAATTTTCATAATCTCATGATGTAACAAATCTTAAATCTCGAGCTAGATAATAGTATCTTAGCCTTGATACATGCTTGAATCAACAAAATAATGATCTAAAAAAGTCTTAATTGAGTGGAGAAGAAGAAATATGGAGATGATTAGAAAAGTAGGGAGAAATCTGCTCAAAATCATATGTGTCAAGTGTAAGGAGAAATCTGCTCAAAATCATGTGTGTCAAGTGTGGCAACTAGGTTAATTTAAATAATCCATGTCGTAGCGTTACAACGCTAGGtcgagcattgcaatgctagccTCATCCAGACGTGCATGTTTTTTCCATCAAAGTACATAGTGTAGCTATGCTCGATGTAGCATTGCAACCTTCTAAGAATAGGTGCTCTCGAGTCTTTAGCATAAGGCACCAACATAACACAAGCATCGTTACACTGTGGGTGATGCTAATGCTACTGCCTTTCAGCTTAGAGGGACAGCGTAAAGGGAGCATTGTTATGCTCCCACAACTCCACGCTACTACTTTCCAATGTATCTCTACACTCGGATGGAGGGTTGTAATGCTCTCCCAGGAGCATTTTAGTAATTTTGAACACTTTTCTTCATTGTTATGGAACTCCAATTTTGTTCGGGTAGGTCTCATTTTAGCTTTAAATATTCGTTGTACCTCTTAGTTGCTCAATAtctacaaaatagcaaaatgaaCAAATAAAATTCCACGGACGAGCCCGAGTTAAGCTAAGGGCGATGGCATCTTTAGGGTGctatcaaagaaaataaaaggcaaaaaataaatgcaagagaataaaagaataaaggcATAATCTCATTGAAAAATCAAGTTTATATAGAGGATTGGAATCATCTAATACAATTTTGATTATAGGATTTCTATTTCAAACTATTACATGTATATGATTTACTTAACGCGAAAACGTTGAATTAATCAtcctaatttattaattaggaCTCGCGTcctaaataaactaagatttaaACTAATTAGGAATGAAACATATTCACGATTAGTATGTCAAACACTCATATTAAGATCTAGAGAAGTAATGTGACAACTAGTTACTAGGAAACACTCAATTAATTAActgatttttctctctaattttaaaaccttACCACCTATGTACCCAAAAGTAAACGCTGGGAAAAACACATATCCATGATTCATTTCTTGCTTCCTAGGCAATTggaaacataacaataacaaatTAAGCATCAAGTTATAGTGCTTAGTCATGCATTCACAATTGGAGTGTCGATCTAATCATTAACACATGCTAAAGAAGTTCAAACACATACTAAAAGTACTTGCAACCAAGAAAGATATAAAATTAAGCTCAATCCTcacaaaattacatttttttgttCTTCCAAACCTCTAATACTAGAAATTAGAGAACCTTTTCATATTAAGACAAGGATAGGAAGCTAATATCTTCATCGTCCAACTCGattgcaagaaaaaaaaatcaaagaaaaagcttaaaaaactaagaaaatgGAAGAGAGAATCGAGGAAAAGAGTTGGAGGTCCAAGATATTTGACCTAAAATTGAAAGAATCAACTTATACTCCTTGTGAGAGCATTGCAGCTCTGTCAGGAAATCTCTTGCACTTCATGCACAGCGTCAAGTAACACTACTTTTCAAACTTGTCTGACAACATTGCGACTCGACACGTCTGTCTCTAAGTGTTGATTTGAGTGTTGtccaacgttgcaatgctcttgGGTAGGGGTATTTTGGTTATTTCACATTCTTGGAGCCCCGATTATTCGAATGAGCTTCTAAACACTTCAATTTTACCCCAAATCGCCTTAACACTCTGAAATATAGCTTTTGCATGATTTTCTACaactataaatatttaaatacgtaaaaaaacttaaattatcAAGATTAGTGAGTATATGATAGATCTTTTAAGAAGTTATCAGGTTGTCATTCGATATTTTTGATACTGATAGTTGCCTGAGATGATCGTCGGTGGTAGTTTCCAACAGTAGGGATATAGGAAATTGAAGTAGTATGAGAGTATTTTAATCATTTCcatatatatatcattaaaaATTGGAAAGAATTCCAATTAAACactcaaaaataattttccttaaatttatattcaagtgtttatctaaaaataacttattttgtAAACTCATTTTCCAACCAGTTATTTCAAGTGTCAATCAAATTAGACCttctattcatataattaatgaattgaaGAAGCCTTTGGTTTCTAAAATTGAACATCttggattttctaaaaaaacatcAAACAAAGTTATATTTGACATGTATTAAAAATTAGTTATATCAATCTAAACATAGTTCAATTGGATAAAGCATTacatttgacaaaaaaaaaataatttaaatcttcACTCACGTGTTGttcaactaaaaaaattaacgATAAATATAATTCTTGTACACTAACAATAtattacatcttgtttcttcCTTTTGTTGAGTTTGGAAGAGGTATTTCAACCTCCGATGTTTTGAGAAGTAAGTTCACCATAATTGAACTAAGCTCATATCGATTTGTAGATTACATATTTgacattaaattataattattactacatatttgattttacataaTGTGATTTAAAATGCTTGTTAAGATAAATGATTAATATTATGATTGTGATATAGTTTTTATCATATTGATGACAATTATGTTTTTCTAAACTGTGATTTCATATAGTATTGAGGCCTTATGGCTATCCTCGTACATTTTAGTGGATAGGAAATCACGAATATAATAATTGTAAAGTACAACATTTGGATGTGTTTGAAGGAGGGTGAGGAAATAAGGAGGGCCAAATTTCCATGAAATCAAAGTACCAACTACCAACCATGGGCCCCTTTCTTGGTCCTGTTAGTCCTTTTAAGCCTAAGGAAATTCATTTCCTTGCTCCTCAAATAATAGTTGATATGTTATATATTTGGTACGATATTGTTTACTTTGGTTATAAACCTTCAAAATTTTTTGCTTTTGGTATCACTTGGTTTTATACTAATGAAGATAATTATCCTCACTTATATACTCATGATCACTTCCTTCTCTAGTCAATATGAAACTTTATTTGTTGGAAAAAATCTCTCACTACGGAACAAGTAGTAAagtaattgagaaattaaaagaaaacacaagaatttacgtggaaaactctaaatctagagaaAAACCACGACCCACTATAAAGAAATCCATCAGgtgaaaaattgttacaatcacaCAAAATTCTCTCATCAACACAGTACCACTTTGAACCTCCTCCCGAACAAATCTATCCACTCTCAATCAAAAGTACTTGCTCCAAATCCCGAGGCACATCCAATTGATCATCTCGAGTTACATACTCTTTATCCTGAGGCACATCTCTTTCATCTCATATTAACATCCAAATATAAAAGCATGAGCACGAGCACACAAATTGCACTTGTTTGCTCTTATCGAGATAGAAAAAATGACAAGACTACGCCCAAACAAAATACAATATGAGGCTTACTGATTTTCTTCGTTCCAAATTTAAGGATTTTCTCAAATACATAGTTGGGTTTCATgcctctaataccaattgataaTAGAATCTCGACCCATCACCATAATGATATGATATTGATCTTGATGGTAAGGATATAAATTCTTAAGGCTTTGTTTTTGGGAATTATCCAACAAGTCTCATGCTATGAAGAAATCATTCATGTACTCCTCACTTAATACTCTAAACATTGTTATATCTATTTCTATGAAATATCATCAATTTCGTACTATATGTTTCATAGTTCATTAAACGATCATAAAGTTTAAAGGAATGAAACGGAAAGTTGATGGTTAATTTTATCAAGTTTGTGGTTGtcttttttcccctcttttttCTGTTTGTAaaagaattttaatttaagagtGAAATGAACGATCAAGCTCGTATTTGGACAGACCAGATCCGGTGTTATAGATTTGATCTGTCCTTTCCTCAATTTACTCAAAGTGGACGTGATACAGACACTAAAATTCAGGTATAACTAACAATTATAGTTATATATTTTGTCTTTAGGAATGTCCACATGCATCAATTATTCGAAAATTTGTCACAAATAACTTactcaagttttcattttttaaaattagcatttt
This genomic window from Benincasa hispida cultivar B227 chromosome 4, ASM972705v1, whole genome shotgun sequence contains:
- the LOC120076903 gene encoding cytokinin riboside 5'-monophosphate phosphoribohydrolase LOG1-like isoform X3, which translates into the protein MGDDRENKHKPPLVSRFKRVCVFCGSSAGKRNCYREAAVELAGELIGSCLWRRKYWLNGTCLSRSSQWRWTCDWITGETVGEVRPVADMHQRKAEMARHSDCFIALPGGYGTLEELLEVITWAQLGIHDKPVGLLNVHGYYNSLLSFIDKAVDDGFIMPSQRSIIVSAPNAKELVQKLEEYVPVHDGVLAKANWEAEQMELNATLQTEFYR
- the LOC120076903 gene encoding cytokinin riboside 5'-monophosphate phosphoribohydrolase LOG1-like isoform X1, which encodes MGDDRENKHKPPLVSRFKRVCVFCGSSAGKRNCYREAAVELAGELVSRRLDLVYGGGSIGLMGLVSREVHNGGGHVIGIIPKTLMRKEITGETVGEVRPVADMHQRKAEMARHSDCFIALPGGYGTLEELLEVITWAQLGIHDKPVGLLNVHGYYNSLLSFIDKAVDDGFIMPSQRSIIVSAPNAKELVQKLEEYVPVHDGVLAKANWEAEQMELNATLQTEFYR
- the LOC120076903 gene encoding cytokinin riboside 5'-monophosphate phosphoribohydrolase LOG1-like isoform X2, producing the protein MGDDRENKHKPPLVSRFKRVCVFCGSSAGKRNCYREAAVELAGELVGFEKIGSCLWRRKYWLNGTCLSRSSQWRWTCDWITGETVGEVRPVADMHQRKAEMARHSDCFIALPGGYGTLEELLEVITWAQLGIHDKPVGLLNVHGYYNSLLSFIDKAVDDGFIMPSQRSIIVSAPNAKELVQKLEEYVPVHDGVLAKANWEAEQMELNATLQTEFYR